One genomic window of Oryctolagus cuniculus chromosome 11, mOryCun1.1, whole genome shotgun sequence includes the following:
- the DENND6B gene encoding protein DENND6B has protein sequence MDAPSGAGPRRARGSPGTAEPTAAGRSARAPTAPWARFSAWLECVCVVTFDLELGQALELVYPSDFQLTDKEKGSICYLSFPDSHSGCLGDTQFSFRMRQCGGQRSPWHSEDRRYNSGAPVALQRDPAHYFGYVYFRQVKDSSVKRGYFQKSLVLVSRLPFVRLFQSLLSLIAPEYFDKLAPCLEAVCNEIDQWPAPVPGQTLNLPVMGVVIQAHIPSRVDKPEPSPLKQCDQNLLPAPVVLASVHELDLFRCFRPVLTHVQMLWELMLLGEPLLVLAPSPDVSSELVLALTSCLQPLKFCCDFRPYFTIHDSEFKEFTTRTQAPPNVVLGVTNPFFIKTLQHWPHVLRVGEPKMSGDLPKQVKLKKPSRLKTLDTKPGLYTAYTAHLHRDKALLKRLLKGVQKKRPGDLQSALLRRHLLELTQSFIFPLEHYMASLMPLQKNITPWKTPPQIRPFRQEDFLRSLEHSGPQLTCILKGDWLGLYRRFFKSPHFDGWYRQRHREMAHKLEALHLEALCEADIETWMKDKSEVEVVDLVLKLREKLVRAQGHQLPVKAVTLQRVQLYIEMAIGSLPKDLQAVLCPP, from the exons ATGGATGCGCCGTCCGGCGCCGGGCCCCGCCGGGCTCGCGGCAGCCCCGGCACTGCTGAGCCGACGGCGGCGGGCCGCTCGGCGCGGGCCCCGACCGCGCCCTGGGCGCGCTTCTCCGCCTGGCTGGAGTGCGTGTGCGTGGTCACCTTcgacctggagctgggccaggcgctgGAG CTGGTGTACCCAAGCGACTTCCAGCTCACGGACAAGGAG AAGGGCAGCATCTGCTACCTCTCCTTTCCCGACTCGCACTCAG GCTGCCTGGGGGACACGCAGTTCAGCTTCCGTATGCGTCAGTGTGGAGGCCAGAGGAGCCCCTGGCACAGTGAGGACAGGCGCTACAACAGCGGGGCCCCCGTGGCGCTGCAG AGGGACCCAGCCCACTACTTCGGCTATGTCTACTTCAGGCAGGTGAAGGACAGCTCCGTGAAGAGGGGCTACTTTCAGAAG TCTTTGGTGCTGGTGTCCCGCCTGCCCTTTGTCCGGCTGTTCCAGTCCCTGCTCAGCCTGATTGCCCCCGAGTACTTCGACAAGCTGGCCCCTTGCCTGGAAGCAG TGTGCAACGAAATTGACCAGTGGCCAGCCCCTGTGCCTGGGCAGACCCTGAACCTGCCTGTCATGGGCGTTGTTATCCAG GCACACATCCCCTCCAGGGTGGACAAGCCTGAACCCAGCCCTCTGAAGCAGTGTGACCAG AACCTCCTGCCAGCCCCAGTGGTCCTCGCCAGTGTCCATGAGCTGGACCTGTTCAG GTGCTTCCGGCCTGTGCTGACCCACGTGCAGATGCTGTGGGAACTCATGCTCCTGGGGGAGCCCCTGCTGGTCTTGGCACCCTCGCCCGACGTGTCCTCAGAGCTGGTGCTGGCCCTCACCAG ctgcctgcagcccctcAAGTTCTGCTGCGACTTCCGCCCCTACTTCACCATCCACGACAGCGAGTTCAAGGAGTTCACCACCCGCACGCAGGCCCC accCAACGTGGTTCTGGGAGTCACAAACCCTTTCTTTATCAAAACACTCCAGCATTGGCCCCATGTCCTCCGGGTCGGGGAGCCCAAGATGTCAG GGGACCTTCCTAAGCAGGTCAAGCTGAAAAAGCCCTCGCGGCTGAAGACCCTTGACACCAAACCAG GCCTCTACACTGCCTACACGGCCCACCTGCACCGGGATAAGGCTCTGCTCAAGCGGCTGCTGAAG ggtgTGCAGAAGAAGCGGCCCGGGGACCTGCAGAGCGCCCTGCTGCGGCGGCACCTCCTGGAGCTCACACAGAGCTTCATCTTCCCCCTG gaacACTACATGGCCAGCCTCATGCCCCTGCAGAAGAACATCACGCCCTGGAAG ACCCCACCGCAGATCCGCCCCTTCCGGCAGGAGGACTTTCTGCGGAGCCTGGAGCACTCAGGGCCCCAGCTCACCTGCATCCTGAAGGGCGACTGGCTGGGCCTGTACAG ACGGTTCTTCAAGTCCCCTCATTTCGATGGCTGGTACCGGCAGCGGCACAGGGAGATGGCCCACAAGTTGGAGGCGCTGCACCTCGAGGCCCTCTGTGAGGCG GACATCGAGACCTGGATGAAGGACAAGTCGGAGGTGGAGGTCGTGGACCTGGTCCTGAAACTTCGGGAGAAGCTG GTGCGCGCGCAGGGCCACCAGCTCCCTGTGAAGGCGGTGACGCTGCAGCGGGTGCAGCTCTACATCGAGATGGCCATTGGCTCCCTGCCCAAGGACCTGCAGGCCGTACTGTGCCCTCCCTAG